The Theropithecus gelada isolate Dixy chromosome 3, Tgel_1.0, whole genome shotgun sequence genomic sequence ACAACTGGGGTGCACAGGCGTCCCCGTCCCGGCGGAAGGAAATGGCCCTTTCTCATATCCTGGGGTCTTCGCTGTGCACAGTCTGACACTGGGAATGAGTGACCTTTGTGTTCCCTGAGAAGAGAGTGGGCTCTAGGGAATTTAGAAGGATGTGTCTGGAGCTTGTGAGCAGGCACAGAAGGGCCCTTAGGAACCTAactgcttccttcctccttctgcgGAGGAGGCTCCTGTGCAGGAGTCTGGGCTCCCCTCAGCTGTGGAAGAGCTGAACACGGGGCAGCCCCTGGCGAGGCTGGGGCAGGACCGGGCAGGAGACCGAGATTGCAATCTcatcttccctccccttctcttgcCCCAGTAATCTCCAGCACCCCGAGGGAGGGAGAGCCAGTGATCAGACCCTGAAGGCAGCAGGCTGTGGGTGTTCCTTGGATTCAGGGAGAGCATTCCTTCCTGCAATGTCCTAATTTGTGTGGGTGGAAGAGGGCAGGCGGGCAGAATGTGGGCACAGTCTGGGCAGGCAGTGGTCTGGCGTTAGACTGGTGGGAGTAGCACCCAGGGCTCCACTTCTGTTCCCCGAGAAGGGCTGTTCTCACTTGTCCTCCAGCCTCCTGCAGAGACTGCAGTTAGTAATGCTGAAAGTGCCTCCCCTGTGGGGCTAGGAATGAAAGGCTATAGAAACTTTTTTCTCTGAGATCTTTGCAAACCCAGGCATTTTAGAGGAAAGAGCACTGGCCTGGAAGTTTAAAGACCTGTTCCCTAGTCTTGGTTCTGCTGTTGGCTTACTGTGTCACCTTGGGCAGGTCTCCTTATCTTTGATGCCTCACAGTTGCTTCATCTGTCAAACAGGAAGCTCAGTGTCTGCTTGTCCAGCTTCACAGAGTTGCTGTGCAGCTCAGATGTGGCACAGAAAATAGCAGACACAGGGAGAGGGCAGCAGGAAAGCGCTTGGAAAAGCATAAGGCACTGTAGGGAGCAGTGGCCACGTTTTCTGGTGAGTCCTGTGGCAGGAATGTTTGTGCATTCAGCACTGGAGCATTTACTCCCTGTCTGACACTGGGGTAGCTGCCATGAGGGGGATTCTAGTATCAGAGTCCCTCCCTTCTGGAAGTTTCCAGGGCAATAAAGACATAAGACAAACATCCTTGAAATGTTATCTAAAAACCCAAGATTGAAATAATACGTATCACACAAGGAAACAGGAGAGTAGTCTAGCTCCGTGTCCAGGGCTCTAGGGGTTCATAGATGGCAGCTCCTGTCCGGGGCTGAGGTTGGGAGGGGAAAAACAGGGGCAGGGTAAGTTGGTCTCTGGAGTGACTGTGCTTTTCCACCCTCAGCAGAGGAAGAACCGATGCTGGAACGTCGTTGCAGGGGCCCCCTGGCCATGGGCCCGGCCCAGGCCCGACTCCTTTCTGGGCCCTCCCAGGAGTCACCCCAGACTCTGGAGAAGGAGCCCCGCAGGCTGAGGCAACAAGGCACGTCAGTGGCCCAGTCCGGTGCCCAAGCTCCAGGCAGGGCCCATCGCTGTGCCCACTGTCGAAGGCACTTCACTGGCTGGGTGGCTCTGTGGCTTCACGCCCGCCGCTGCCAGGCCCGGCTGCCCTTGCCCTGCCCTGAGTGTGGCCGTCGCTTTCGCCATGCCCCCTTCTTAGCACTGCACCGCCAGGTCCATGCTGCTGCCACCCCAGACCTGGGATTCGCCTGccacctctgtgggcagagcTTCCGAGGCTGGGTGGCCCTGGTTCTGCATCTGCGGGCCCATTCTGCTGCAAAGCGGCCCATCGCTTGTCCTAAATGCGAGAGACGCTTCTGGCGACGAAAGCAGCTTCGAGCTCATCTGCGGCGGTGCCACCCTCCCGCCCCAGAGGCCCGGCCCTTCATATGCGGCAACTGTGGCCGGAGCTTTGCCCAGTGGGACCAGCTAGTTGCCCACAAGCGGGTGCACGTAGCCGAGGCCCTGGAGGAGGCCGCAGCCAAGGCTCTGGGGCCCCGGCCCAGGGGCCGCCCCGCGGTGACCGCCCCCCGGCCCGGTGGGGATGCCGTCGACCGCCCCTTCCAGTGTGCCTGCTGTGGCAAGCGCTTCCGGCACAAGCCCAACTTGATCGCCCACCGCCGCGTGCACACGGGCGAGCGACCTCACCAGTGCCCCGAGTGCGGGAAGCGCTTCACCAATAAGCCCTACCTGACTTCCCACCGGCGCATCCACACTGGCGAGAAGCCCTACCCGTGCAAAGAGTGCGGCCGCCGCTTCCGGCACAAACCCAACCTGCTGTCTCACAGCAAGATTCACAAGCGATCCGAGGGGTCGGCCCAAGCCATCCCCGGCCCGGGGAGCCCCCAGCCGCCAGCCGGCCCCCAGGAGTCCGCGGCCGAGCCCACCCCGGCGGCACCGCTGAAACCGGCCCAGGAGCCGCCGCCGGGGGCCCCGCCAGAGCCCCCGCAGGACCGAGCCGAAGCGCCCCCCTCCCTCTACTGCTGCGACGACTGCGGCAGGAGCTTCCGGCTGGAGCGCTTCCTGCGGGCCCACCAGCGGCAGCACACCGGGGAGCGGCCCTTCACCTGCGCCGAGTGCGGGAAGAACTTCGGCAAGAAGACGCACCTGGTGGCGCACTCGCGCGTGCACTCCGGAGAGCGGCCCTTCGCCTGCGAGGAGTGCGGCCGCCGCTTCTCCCAGGGTAGCCATCTGGCTGCGCACCGGCGCGACCACGCCCCCGACCGGCCCTTCGTATGTCCCGACTGCGGCAAGGCCTTCCGCCACAAGCCCTACCTGGCGGCGCACCGGCGCATCCACACGGGCGAGAAGCCCTACGTCTGCCCCGACTGCGGCAAAGCCTTCAGCCAGAAGTCCAACCTGGTGTCGCACCGGCGCATCCACACGGGCGAGCGGCCCTACGCCTGCCCCGACTGCGACCGCAGCTTCAGCCAGAAGTCCAACCTCATCACTCACCGCAAGAGCCACATCCGGGACGGCGCCTTCTGCTGTGCCATCTGTGGCCAGACCTTCGATGACGAGGAGAGACTCCTGGCCCACCAGAAGAAGCACGATGTCTGAGACGGTGGGCGGGGCGGTGTTGGCTGAGAGAGGGCTGGGGTCCTTTGTGGTGGGAGTCGCAGTGGCCTGGGGGTGCCTGTCTGGTGCTGGAGTAGGGGACAGTGGGAATCCCAGAGGGGACAAAAGACGCGGGGAGTGATCTGGGTGGGCCCTGTTAGCGAGAGAGGTCAACCCCGGTGGCTAGGGAACCCACTTCCAAGTGCAGGGACGCCGGCCTCCAGCTGGTGTGTGCTGAGGTTCCATCCTGACTGCCCTGTGCCCTGGAAAAGTAGCAATAGCATCTGCCCCTTAGAGCCCTCTGGCTAGAGGAGCCACCAGTGGAAAGGAAAACCTTCCATCCTCTGGTGTTAACGCCTTAATGTCCCTGTCTTTTACTGTAAGTTACTTCAGATCATTTTTGGAAGTAGGCGAGGTACAGTCCTGTAAATGAATGCTCTGGGCTAGATACAGCTTGGAGAACCTGCTGGCCTTGTTAGACAGCACTTGGGCCTTTGCCAGCAGCAAGAGGTGAAGCCGAGCCATTCTaacctctcctttcccctcccaccTGCCCCCTGCATAGGCTCCCAGACTTGGAGAGACCCATCTGCTGTTAGCACTTCCATCCTCTTCCTTCCCAAAGAGCAGACCCCCAGGGCGCTTACTCCTTGGTCTGTCTCGCTTTATCTGTCGCCCCTCCCAGCACTGAGAGCCTCCCCTGGCTGTCAGCAGCACTGTGTCCAGGCTCTTGTCTGAACACCGCAGCCCCTCCTTTGCTCCTTCCAGAGCTCAGCATGTCATGGCAAGGACTGCCCCGTTGGTGATGGAGGGCCAGCTGAGGGGAAGTTACCGGTGAGTTTCCTTTTCACCATTTCTAGCATATGGACACCTGGCCTCTGCTTGAGCACTTAGGTGACAGGAACTTCCCCACCTCCTGAGGCCCTGGATGATTCTAATTGTTAGAAATCTTTCCTTATAATGAATGAATTCTGCTTTCCTATAATTTCTACCTATTGGGCCTTGTTCTGTTCTCTGGAACTAAACAGAACAACCATTTATCCCCCCTTTTCAAACTAGAGAATAAAGATTTGGTTTTAGAACTAGTGTCTGGGGAGTATTCCTTTTTCCTGGGGAGCTGCGACATGTCAGGAGGAGCAGCATGCTCTCCTCCCTagaaggccagggtgggtggaggaGTACTGTGGGTGGGGCTCTGGCCACAGGCCACATGCCCAGCTTGTTGAGCTCTGGCACCCGGCCTCAGTTCTTCCCTGAGCATACCCAGGCAGTTGGGCTAATTCTCTGGGTGGTGGGCCGAGGCTCCGGAGAACTGTGGTGGGTGGAATGCTCTCAGCTTGGTCCCAAGATTTATGTTCTTGGTCACTTGCCCTCCTAGGTGGGCCCAGTGACGCCGAATCTTTCTCACCACCTGGGCCTTTATGAAACTCCAGCGAGCGCTATGAGCTCTTTTGAGGGGTGCTGGGTGTTAACAGACTTTGGTTATACCTGGACTCTGCCTCCAGTAGCCCTTCAGAGGCTGGACAGACGAAGGAGCCTCTGGGAGGGGAGGTGGTTCCCAGCAGCTAAGACAGCACTCGGCTTCCACACTCCACACACCCGGGGTTCAGCCTTCTTTGAGGTTGTTGTCAAACCCAACCTGGGTCCACTTGCCCAGTGTTTGCAAACCCTAACACTGACAGTGAGATTTGCAGCCAGAGAAAGTAAGGCGTTTATTGTAGAGCACCAGGCGAGGAGAATGGACAGCTAAGGCTCAAACTCTCTGATGGCTTATAAGCAAGGGTTTTTAAGGCAGGAGTGGGGAGGTTTCAAAGTGAGTTAGAGGCTGAGGAATTTCTGGAACTTCCTTATCCATTTTCTGGTTCCAGTCTGTCTGAAGTCTACGTGCTGGGATTGTCACGTGGTGACATTGGTGGGGGTCCTGGCTCCTGAAAAACAACTCAAGGATATATGTCAAGATATTatctttaggctgggcatggtggctcatgcctgtaatcccagcactttgggaggctgaggcgggtggatcacctgaggtcgggagttcaagaccagcgtggccaacatggtgaaaccccgtctctactaaaagtacaaaattagccgggtgtggtgacaggcccctgtagtcccagctactagggaggctgaggcaggagaattgcttgaacctgggaggcggaggttgccatgagccgagatggtgccactgtactccaggctgggcaagagagtaagaccttgtctcaaaaaaaaaaaaaaaaaaaaaaaaaaaacacacacacacaccaaaaaacaaacaaaacaaaacaaaaaggtgttatctttagtttctttGAGGAAGCTAACATTCTGTGACTATTACTTGAGTGACTATTGTTTAAGCTATTATTACTTTCTTGCTTAGCgggttatttatttacttcccCAATTCCTGGCTGCAGGgctagctaggtgcctggaatttccctcGAATGgactcacatttttctttattctcatgcTTTTCAAATGATGGGCAGAACCCAGCAGGCTCCTAGGAGGGGTctctgaggctgggcacggtggctcacgcctgtaatcccagcactttgggaggccgaggcaagtggatcacccgaggtcaggagtttgagaccagcctgaccaacatggagaaaccctgtctctactaaaaatacaaaattagcggggcgcggtggtgcatgcctgtagtcccagctactcaggagactgaggcaagagaatcacttgaaccccagaggcagaggttgcagtgagctgagattgcgccatcgcactccagcctgggcaacaactctgcctcaaaaaaaaaaaaaaaaagaaaaaaaaaagagggtctCCGCTCCATCTCAAGGTCAGGTCAGACTTTTCAGGTGTCAGTTGCTAGGCAGGAAAGGGGGGCTGATTTGGTTCTGTCCTACAGTGCCTCCCTGGCCAGCCTGTTGTAGGACTCCCGGTTTCTGTGAGCAGTCACCCTGTATGCATCCCTGAATTggtggtttcatacaaatttgAGTACCTGTTTTTACCAGGCATTAATAGGTTCTTTTCTTGCCTGTGTTAGTAATTTCTGCATATATCTCCAGCATTTAGCACAGAGCACATAAGAATAACCACAACTTGTTGACATGAGTGGCACCTGGTGAAGTTTACCTAAATTATCTCATGAGTCCTTGTGTGGGAGGTAGTCTTcttttatatatgaaaacatttgtCCACAGTCATATAACTGGTAATCACCAGAGTCAGATTCAAATTCAAGTCTGTCTGACTCCTGAAACCTGTGCTCTTGACAACTGCTGTGTACTTAGTGGATGAATGCTGTATGCTGCTGCTTTTGGTTAAGATAAGTATTAAATGCCAACTGTGTGGGTGGGGCTTAAAGTGTGTAGGATGGAAAGAACAGCTTCAAAGCTCCATATTGGTTTATGGGGTCACTTAAAAACCTGTGTAATTGATGGCAAATTATCTGTCAAAGCCTGGGAACAGAGGGTGTGGTCTCAAGAAAGCCCCAGtcacattttttctctttgaggGAACACAGGGTTTCCAGGGAAGGGGAGATGGCCAGGAAAGAGTAGGCCGATGTCTGGAAATGATGGGCAGGGAGCAGGGGCAGGTCCTTGGGTTGGCATGTAGGTTAGTATTGGAGGCATTAGGGACAAGGATGAGGGTTAGAAGGGATCTAACCAGGGGTCCTAACCTTTTGAAAAATcccatttaggccgggcgcggtggctcaagcctgtaatcccagcactttgggaggccgagacgggcggatcacgaggtcaggagatcgagaccatcctggctaacacggtgaaaccccgtctctactaaaaaatacaaaaaactagccgggcgaggtggcgggcgcctgtagtcccagctactcgggaggctgaggcaggagaatggcataaacccgggaggcggagcttgcagtgagctgagatccggccactgtactccagcctgggcgacagagcgagactccgtctcaaaaaaaaaaaaaaaaaaaaaaaaaaaaaaaaaaaatcccatttaaagGAAATAGTCTAGGATATGGGGAAAGTGGGGTGTGGGTGTCCTCAGTGCTTCGCTGCCCACTGCTTGTTGTGGGGTTGGGAAAGAGGTCCACAGGACAGAAAGGTCACACAAGTGGCCTTGAGGGGACTGGTAAAGCAGGAACAGAGTCAAATTGTGCATGGTTCCTTCCTGAGTTCCTTGATGGGTggcccagtggttctcaagcccTTGCTCTGCCTGGTTCATCACCATAGCAGTCACTGGGGAGGACTGCCTGGGTTGTAGGGGTCTGCTGGCAGGAGCTGCCCTCCTCTTCTGAAGAATCcacagtttttctttgttttcttctacaatTACAAAAgcattaaattatctttaaaaataaataattcagatcTATTTAATGTGAATGCTCTCCTTCATTCCCCTATTCCACTCCCCAAATCctttttgtttacactgtgaaaaGTTTGAGGAATATTCTCCTAACATTTTTTCCCGTGAATTTGCAAACACACAAGCAGCCTCTtccctcagctttttttttttttttcttcttaatggaAATAGGATCCCAGAGGTTCTCCATTCTTTCCACCTCTGAAATACCCTTGGTCATGGGATACCAATCTGGAGGAAGTCTGCTCTGTAAggaggaaacaggcccagagggTGAGGGTCctgatttctgaaaaacaactcaaggACATATGTCAAGATGTCATCTTCAGTTTCTATGAGGAAGCTAACATTTTGTGACTCTTATTTGGGTACTATTGTTTAAACTATTGCTACTTTCTTGCTTAGCAGGTCATTCATTCACTTCCCTAACTGCTGGTTGCAGGgctagctaggtgcctggaatCTCCCTTGAAGGGACtcaaatgtttctttattttcgtGCATTGAATGGGGGGCTGGTGGCAGACCCCTAGGAGAGGTTCCTGCTCTGTCTCAACACTTGTAGCCAGTGGCAAATCTGGAACTAGAATACTGGTCTCAGAAACAGGAATGTATTCCACAAGCCTTTGTAGAACCTCTTCTAGgtactcttccagaaaataagctaggtgtggtggtgcatgccagtagtctCAGGTatagtggaggtgggaggatcccttgaggccaggagtttgaggctgaagaGCAttatgattgtgcctgtgaatagccactgtactttagcctgggaaacatagcaagaccccgtctctaaaaaaacaaacaggagaaTGAGACTCTAAAGTGTTGATAGCTAGTGATGTGTGGCCTCTTTATAGGGTGTGtatgattttgtattttacaaatcCTTCTATAGATAATATAACCAAATTAACGGTAAAAACTCAGTAACGTGTGCAGGCAACTAGAAAATTATTaaccctattttatagatgaataagtcaaagtccagaaacagaaaagtatcTTTTATAAAAAGTACACATGAAGTTAGTGACAAAATCGAATCTCAGTCCCCAGTTCCTGCTGTGCTACTGAGGCTAAACCGCAGCCGGGCCTGTGGCAAATGTTTAATCAGCTGTTGACTGAAGAAAATAAGGTCTGCCTGCCCAACAGCAACCGTTTGTAGAAAGTCTCAAAGGCCCAGCTTCTGTCTGTATCTACCTCAGGCCCCAGAGGCAGCTTCTAGCAGCTCTGGAGAGAATCCAGCCAGTAGGAGTTGATCCAGCTGCGCCCCCTTTGAGGGAGAAGTGTGAGGAATTTCCTTACAATGGGGTGGGGAGTTGAGAAGATACTCTTCGTTGAAGGTCTGGCAGTCTGGACCGGGTTGGCAGCTGGGCTGAAAGGATTCTGCTCATGGGAGCCCTACCTAGTAACCCGACCTAGTAACGTAACCTCAGAGCGGTTCCTCAGCTAGAAAACAAAGGGATTGGGCCGAGCGcgggcctgcaatcccagcactttgggaggccgaggccgcaGGGTCACTTaaacccaagagttcgagaccagcctgggcaacatggcgagaccaccgtctctacaaaaaattaaaaaaattagcagggcgggAGGATCGGCTGAGCCACGGgttcgaggctgcactgagccatgatcgcgcccctggggacagagcgagaccacaTCCCTAAAACAGAAAACGAAAATATCGAGTATAATGATTTCTAAGGTCCCTCGTAGTGAACCCTAAAAGTTATCACACCCTACGGTGGGGCTGTCGCGGCTTGAGGGCAGCCACAGCCTCAGCCGGGGTTTCTCTCCGGGTCCTGATGGGTCCCCAGCAGGGAGAAACAGCGTCCGGTGCGCTGAGGCGCTCGGCGAACGTGCGCTGAGTTCAGGCGTTACAACGGGGTCGCAGTCTGAGTCCGGGCCTGGCAGGGGTGCCAGGACGCCGCCGGCCATCTGGAGCCCGAGCTCCCGAGATCTCCTCCCCGGGGCCCAGCGACCCCGCGGCCGGCTGCTAGCGCGTTCACGGCGCCCGGGCCTTGCGCGCCCACTGGGGCCGAGGTCAGCCCTCCCCCCTCGGTTATTGGCTCCAGAGAACAAAGGGGCCGCCCCGCGGGCTGCTCCGATAGGGCCTGCCGGGTCATCTGAGCGGCGCAGCCAATGGGGTGGCTGGGCGGCCCCGGGGATGGCCAGGCCCGCCAGCCAATCAGACACCCGTACCCGCCCCGCCTGCCCCGGGAATGGCCAGGGCCGGGAGCCCGGTGCCCAAGTCGCCCTCGGGGTGGCAGTTCCCGTTAACCTTAGCCACAAAGTCAAAGGTATTTATTTCCCCGTCGCCTCCCTCCGAGTCCCTCTGCATTTCGGGCGGGGAGGGGCGGTGCGAGGGATGGACCAGCGCCCGGCCCCGCTCCTCCTGTGCTGCCTCCGCCCGGCTCGGGCTGGGGCGGAGTGATGGGGCGGGGACCTGGGGTGCCCCGAGCCCCGCGCGTCCCCCGAGCCCGCGCGTCCCCCGAGCCCCGGGTCTCAAACGTTTCCCCTGCCCCCACACAGCCGAGGGGAAAGGGGCGCGGCCGAGGGTGGGGAGGGCCCCAGGCCAGGGCAGCGAGGTCGGGAGGGAAGCTAGTGAGGACGGAGGGAGGACGCGGTGGCGAGTAGAGGGGTCGCCCGCGGGCGGCCCCTCCTGGGCTGTCCCGTTGTTCCGAGTTCCCGGTTCCTGTCCGTCTCCCTGATAGATCAGCTTCTGGGGGCGGGAACCCCAGTGCTCGCTGCAGAGTGAcagacacatagtaggtgctcaataaatgtgtgatTAAACGAGCGGGGATAAGGATTGGGGGTGGAGATAAGTGAGAGGGAAGCCCCGCAGAAGTTGGAAGGGTGTGGTGTCGGGTGTGGCGGAGAACTCCTCTCCAGGAAGATGGGCACAGCAGCCGCGAATTCGGTGGGGTGGGTGCGGGCATCCCCTCTGTGAAGAACGTTGAGGATATCTATCTACATGTGGAAGGTGTGGAGATGGGGCCTCCTTCAGCCTTTGGAGCAAGATGATCTGaactggggctgggtgtggtcaGAGCCCCAGGGGCTGGAGGCTGACGACAGTCCAAGGCTTCACAGCCAACTGTTCCcatgttcatctgtaaaatgaagagattaGATGGCGGTTGTCTCCTTTCAGGCTGAAGGTTTCATGCTTCCTTGCTTCAAATCTGTTTTGTACTGAAATTTCTTTAAGTGTTCCCTTGTGACAGTTTTTATTAATGGATTACTGTGTGTGGGGCCTGTACTGGGTGCAGGGGAGAGAAGGACCCTGTGTTAAGATGCATGTAGTCTTGTGCAGACTAACAAAA encodes the following:
- the REPIN1 gene encoding replication initiator 1 isoform X1, whose amino-acid sequence is MDRRCAPAQPAAEVRPRQGRGGHRGPAGGRSTCGARDRKAGLSAVRGLSSAMGVGVSLLLQFSLTPGGYRSVGRSRRCSRGSIPRNIPKRSWKKPHPQLCSLQAEEEPMLERRCRGPLAMGPAQARLLSGPSQESPQTLEKEPRRLRQQGTSVAQSGAQAPGRAHRCAHCRRHFTGWVALWLHARRCQARLPLPCPECGRRFRHAPFLALHRQVHAAATPDLGFACHLCGQSFRGWVALVLHLRAHSAAKRPIACPKCERRFWRRKQLRAHLRRCHPPAPEARPFICGNCGRSFAQWDQLVAHKRVHVAEALEEAAAKALGPRPRGRPAVTAPRPGGDAVDRPFQCACCGKRFRHKPNLIAHRRVHTGERPHQCPECGKRFTNKPYLTSHRRIHTGEKPYPCKECGRRFRHKPNLLSHSKIHKRSEGSAQAIPGPGSPQPPAGPQESAAEPTPAAPLKPAQEPPPGAPPEPPQDRAEAPPSLYCCDDCGRSFRLERFLRAHQRQHTGERPFTCAECGKNFGKKTHLVAHSRVHSGERPFACEECGRRFSQGSHLAAHRRDHAPDRPFVCPDCGKAFRHKPYLAAHRRIHTGEKPYVCPDCGKAFSQKSNLVSHRRIHTGERPYACPDCDRSFSQKSNLITHRKSHIRDGAFCCAICGQTFDDEERLLAHQKKHDV
- the REPIN1 gene encoding replication initiator 1 isoform X2, translating into MGVGVSLLLQFSLTPGGYRSVGRSRRCSRGSIPRNIPKRSWKKPHPQLCSLQAEEEPMLERRCRGPLAMGPAQARLLSGPSQESPQTLEKEPRRLRQQGTSVAQSGAQAPGRAHRCAHCRRHFTGWVALWLHARRCQARLPLPCPECGRRFRHAPFLALHRQVHAAATPDLGFACHLCGQSFRGWVALVLHLRAHSAAKRPIACPKCERRFWRRKQLRAHLRRCHPPAPEARPFICGNCGRSFAQWDQLVAHKRVHVAEALEEAAAKALGPRPRGRPAVTAPRPGGDAVDRPFQCACCGKRFRHKPNLIAHRRVHTGERPHQCPECGKRFTNKPYLTSHRRIHTGEKPYPCKECGRRFRHKPNLLSHSKIHKRSEGSAQAIPGPGSPQPPAGPQESAAEPTPAAPLKPAQEPPPGAPPEPPQDRAEAPPSLYCCDDCGRSFRLERFLRAHQRQHTGERPFTCAECGKNFGKKTHLVAHSRVHSGERPFACEECGRRFSQGSHLAAHRRDHAPDRPFVCPDCGKAFRHKPYLAAHRRIHTGEKPYVCPDCGKAFSQKSNLVSHRRIHTGERPYACPDCDRSFSQKSNLITHRKSHIRDGAFCCAICGQTFDDEERLLAHQKKHDV
- the REPIN1 gene encoding replication initiator 1 isoform X3, whose protein sequence is MGVGVSLLLQFSLTPGGYRSVGRSRRCSRGSIPRNIPKRSWKKPHPQLCSLQEEEPMLERRCRGPLAMGPAQARLLSGPSQESPQTLEKEPRRLRQQGTSVAQSGAQAPGRAHRCAHCRRHFTGWVALWLHARRCQARLPLPCPECGRRFRHAPFLALHRQVHAAATPDLGFACHLCGQSFRGWVALVLHLRAHSAAKRPIACPKCERRFWRRKQLRAHLRRCHPPAPEARPFICGNCGRSFAQWDQLVAHKRVHVAEALEEAAAKALGPRPRGRPAVTAPRPGGDAVDRPFQCACCGKRFRHKPNLIAHRRVHTGERPHQCPECGKRFTNKPYLTSHRRIHTGEKPYPCKECGRRFRHKPNLLSHSKIHKRSEGSAQAIPGPGSPQPPAGPQESAAEPTPAAPLKPAQEPPPGAPPEPPQDRAEAPPSLYCCDDCGRSFRLERFLRAHQRQHTGERPFTCAECGKNFGKKTHLVAHSRVHSGERPFACEECGRRFSQGSHLAAHRRDHAPDRPFVCPDCGKAFRHKPYLAAHRRIHTGEKPYVCPDCGKAFSQKSNLVSHRRIHTGERPYACPDCDRSFSQKSNLITHRKSHIRDGAFCCAICGQTFDDEERLLAHQKKHDV
- the REPIN1 gene encoding replication initiator 1 isoform X4 is translated as MLERRCRGPLAMGPAQARLLSGPSQESPQTLEKEPRRLRQQGTSVAQSGAQAPGRAHRCAHCRRHFTGWVALWLHARRCQARLPLPCPECGRRFRHAPFLALHRQVHAAATPDLGFACHLCGQSFRGWVALVLHLRAHSAAKRPIACPKCERRFWRRKQLRAHLRRCHPPAPEARPFICGNCGRSFAQWDQLVAHKRVHVAEALEEAAAKALGPRPRGRPAVTAPRPGGDAVDRPFQCACCGKRFRHKPNLIAHRRVHTGERPHQCPECGKRFTNKPYLTSHRRIHTGEKPYPCKECGRRFRHKPNLLSHSKIHKRSEGSAQAIPGPGSPQPPAGPQESAAEPTPAAPLKPAQEPPPGAPPEPPQDRAEAPPSLYCCDDCGRSFRLERFLRAHQRQHTGERPFTCAECGKNFGKKTHLVAHSRVHSGERPFACEECGRRFSQGSHLAAHRRDHAPDRPFVCPDCGKAFRHKPYLAAHRRIHTGEKPYVCPDCGKAFSQKSNLVSHRRIHTGERPYACPDCDRSFSQKSNLITHRKSHIRDGAFCCAICGQTFDDEERLLAHQKKHDV